A genomic stretch from Telmatocola sphagniphila includes:
- the dxr gene encoding 1-deoxy-D-xylulose-5-phosphate reductoisomerase: protein MKGIVILGSTGSIGVNTLDVLAAFPDQFRVIGLTGHRNRELLQQQVERWQPAWHGTGDQLEGLVDRLQRPEVDLVVNAIVGSAGLRSTLAALEAGKTVALANKESLVVAGDLAVRTLQKSGAKLLPIDSEHSAIFQAIQGNRTRDIERVVLTASGGPFRGRHRNELSSVSVEDALNHPTWRMGRKITIDSATLMNKALEMIEAKWLFDLKAEQIDMILHPESIVHSFVEYRDGSVMAQLSPPDMRLPIQYALFHPERPAGPAKRLNWQTLKCLNFSQPDFEAFPAPKLARRVLEEGGTTGAVLNAANEAAVERFLNGTLRFLDIASACQKVLEAHNFLSTPNLEELLAADRWARQEVEQWS, encoded by the coding sequence ATGAAGGGCATCGTTATTCTCGGCTCCACCGGCTCAATCGGGGTGAATACCCTGGATGTGCTGGCCGCGTTCCCGGATCAATTTCGAGTAATCGGACTGACCGGGCACCGTAACCGGGAACTCCTCCAGCAACAGGTCGAGCGTTGGCAACCGGCCTGGCACGGCACCGGAGACCAGCTAGAGGGCCTAGTTGATCGCCTGCAGCGGCCGGAAGTCGATCTAGTAGTAAACGCCATAGTCGGCTCGGCGGGGCTCAGAAGTACCCTGGCGGCCCTGGAAGCGGGAAAGACCGTCGCCCTGGCCAATAAGGAATCATTAGTCGTGGCCGGAGATCTGGCCGTTCGAACCCTTCAAAAGAGCGGTGCAAAGCTCCTGCCGATCGACAGCGAACATAGTGCGATCTTTCAGGCGATCCAGGGAAATCGCACCAGGGATATCGAAAGGGTGGTTCTGACTGCCAGTGGCGGGCCGTTTCGAGGCAGACACCGAAATGAGTTATCCTCGGTGAGCGTGGAAGACGCTCTGAATCATCCGACCTGGAGAATGGGACGAAAGATCACGATCGACTCGGCCACTCTCATGAACAAGGCTCTTGAAATGATCGAAGCCAAATGGCTATTCGATCTGAAGGCCGAGCAGATCGATATGATTTTGCATCCGGAATCCATAGTGCACTCGTTCGTCGAATATCGAGATGGGTCCGTTATGGCCCAACTCTCACCGCCGGACATGCGACTGCCGATCCAATACGCCCTCTTCCATCCGGAGCGACCGGCCGGTCCGGCGAAACGTCTGAACTGGCAGACCTTGAAGTGTCTGAATTTTTCCCAACCGGATTTCGAGGCCTTCCCGGCTCCGAAACTGGCACGCCGAGTGCTCGAAGAGGGAGGCACCACCGGGGCAGTGTTGAACGCAGCGAATGAAGCGGCCGTGGAACGTTTTCTTAATGGGACTCTGAGATTTCTGGATATAGCTTCTGCTTGTCAAAAAGTGCTGGAGGCCCATAACTTCTTAAGCACTCCGAATTTGGAAGAACTACTCGCCGCGGACCGCTGGGCGAGGCAGGAAGTCGAGCAATGGTCATAA
- a CDS encoding serine/threonine protein kinase — MVTSDLGACEWFVWDLRRSGLIDRGQLDQIVGDFLRRNPRAEPPALADFLIQQQVLTAFQSERILSGKSQGLVLGPYVLIDAIGQGSMGQVYKASSKSDNQLYAIKVLPRRSMWNVRLARRQVRAFSQVNHPAVVPFVDVGTSGGQHYLAWPLVEGETLEAKIAREGKLTPGQAAQVGLQVAQGLAVCHQNGIFHGLLKPSNIMIGRDGQARVLDFGIGSLLVENEGESLVDTMSTANTLTSGLDCCSPESIMEPTNRTPAGDQYSLGCVLYYCLAGQYPFPDGTAVEKMMAHQFKQPPSIHTIDNTVPQPVVDVVEKLMQKAPESRFGDADEIVESLQPFANETALPRRSNSYNAPRAQYDSRNSRSSMPSIPEVATSGPKSHMGTAIPTASPASPHNPGAKQSWGATSPDMRTPNPPPSGMRAPTPAPVANPVGYGSNAGLPAVNTGSNAGFHPGSSFNTSRPPSARDSHYNTTPGWVPEEPRKFSILGVLLVLGIAAAVALLVLYMGKNFLPKT; from the coding sequence ATGGTAACGAGTGATTTAGGCGCTTGCGAATGGTTCGTATGGGACCTACGCCGGAGCGGCCTGATTGATCGAGGTCAGCTGGATCAAATTGTGGGGGATTTCCTACGCCGAAATCCACGCGCTGAGCCACCCGCACTGGCAGACTTCCTGATTCAGCAGCAAGTCCTGACGGCTTTTCAGTCGGAGAGAATTCTTTCCGGCAAATCCCAAGGATTGGTTCTGGGGCCCTACGTCCTGATCGATGCCATTGGCCAAGGGAGCATGGGCCAGGTCTACAAGGCGTCCTCCAAGAGCGATAATCAGCTCTACGCGATCAAGGTCCTTCCCCGGCGGAGCATGTGGAACGTGCGTCTGGCTCGACGACAGGTCCGAGCCTTCAGTCAGGTCAATCACCCGGCAGTCGTTCCTTTCGTCGATGTGGGAACTTCCGGTGGCCAGCATTATTTGGCCTGGCCCCTGGTTGAAGGGGAAACTCTGGAAGCGAAGATTGCCCGCGAAGGCAAACTGACGCCAGGACAGGCCGCCCAGGTAGGCCTCCAGGTGGCTCAGGGTCTTGCCGTCTGCCATCAGAACGGCATCTTCCACGGCTTGCTGAAACCTTCGAATATTATGATTGGCCGAGATGGTCAGGCCCGCGTTCTGGACTTCGGCATCGGTTCGTTGCTGGTGGAAAATGAAGGGGAATCGCTTGTCGACACCATGTCGACCGCCAACACCCTGACCAGCGGCTTGGATTGCTGCAGCCCGGAAAGCATCATGGAACCGACCAACCGGACGCCGGCGGGCGACCAGTACAGCCTCGGTTGTGTACTGTACTATTGCTTGGCGGGCCAGTATCCGTTCCCGGATGGTACCGCGGTTGAGAAGATGATGGCTCATCAATTCAAACAGCCACCTTCCATCCACACCATCGATAACACCGTCCCGCAACCTGTGGTGGACGTAGTCGAAAAGCTGATGCAAAAGGCACCCGAATCGCGATTCGGCGATGCGGATGAAATCGTGGAGAGCCTTCAGCCCTTCGCCAACGAAACGGCTCTGCCGCGTCGTTCGAACAGCTATAACGCCCCGCGTGCGCAGTACGATTCCCGAAACTCCCGGTCTTCCATGCCGAGCATCCCGGAAGTCGCCACCAGTGGGCCCAAGAGTCACATGGGAACGGCGATTCCAACCGCCAGTCCGGCCTCTCCGCACAATCCGGGGGCCAAGCAAAGCTGGGGTGCGACTTCCCCCGATATGCGGACGCCGAACCCGCCGCCTTCCGGAATGCGGGCTCCCACGCCGGCCCCGGTAGCGAACCCCGTCGGATATGGCAGCAACGCTGGTTTACCGGCGGTCAACACCGGTTCTAACGCCGGATTCCATCCCGGTTCGAGTTTCAACACCAGCCGTCCACCCTCGGCACGAGATTCGCATTACAACACCACCCCGGGTTGGGTACCAGAAGAGCCGAGGAAATTCAGCATTCTGGGAGTTTTGTTAGTGTTGGGCATTGCAGCAGCGGTTGCACTGCTAGTTCTTTACATGGGCAAAAACTTCCTACCAAAGACCTGA
- a CDS encoding P-II family nitrogen regulator: MRQFTMIVRPFVAQAVLEALVDLGIDSWIVHEAKGYSRQKGYLERYVGSEYSLAFLPKVEISLWANRELNPETLSKIQEIARTGRIGDGKIFVVPLAWQEELEF, encoded by the coding sequence ATGCGACAATTCACAATGATCGTCCGGCCTTTCGTGGCTCAGGCAGTTCTGGAAGCTCTGGTGGACTTAGGTATCGATTCCTGGATCGTTCACGAAGCGAAAGGCTATAGCCGACAAAAAGGGTATCTGGAACGCTACGTCGGCAGCGAATATAGTCTGGCGTTCTTACCCAAAGTGGAAATCTCGCTTTGGGCGAATCGGGAATTGAATCCCGAGACGCTATCCAAAATCCAAGAGATCGCCCGAACAGGGCGAATCGGGGATGGCAAGATTTTCGTGGTGCCGCTGGCCTGGCAAGAAGAACTGGAATTCTAG
- a CDS encoding SDR family oxidoreductase, protein MINYNFKSKNVLITGSSRGMGACILEAFAQAGAHVWLHYWNDPEGANFRDAEVLANRLHSAGCTVRVVSGDVRKPEDMQAIMTEIQQKDGGLDILVNNAGVLRDKTLKNLTLDDWQFVLDTNLNGVFHCCKTANTILRDHGRIVNIASIAGLFPFHGQSNYAAAKAGVIALTKVLAKELARRKITVNAVAPGVIQTSMIESIKPEVRAEYEKQIPMGRLGLPQDVANAVLFLASEETEYITGQVLPITGGWF, encoded by the coding sequence GTGATCAACTACAACTTCAAATCTAAAAACGTGCTGATAACCGGGAGCTCGCGCGGCATGGGGGCTTGCATTCTGGAAGCCTTCGCGCAGGCCGGTGCTCACGTCTGGTTGCACTACTGGAATGACCCGGAAGGCGCGAACTTCCGGGATGCGGAAGTTCTGGCTAACCGTCTCCATTCGGCCGGTTGTACGGTACGAGTCGTGTCGGGGGACGTTCGAAAGCCCGAGGACATGCAAGCCATCATGACCGAAATTCAGCAGAAGGATGGGGGACTGGATATTCTGGTGAATAACGCCGGGGTGCTTCGAGACAAAACTCTGAAGAATCTTACTCTCGACGACTGGCAATTCGTCCTCGACACCAATTTGAATGGCGTGTTTCATTGCTGCAAAACGGCCAACACCATTCTGCGCGATCATGGCCGAATTGTGAATATTGCCTCGATTGCCGGTTTGTTTCCCTTTCACGGTCAATCGAACTACGCCGCCGCAAAAGCCGGCGTCATCGCTTTGACAAAGGTATTAGCCAAGGAACTGGCCCGTCGGAAAATTACCGTGAATGCCGTCGCCCCCGGCGTCATCCAAACCTCCATGATCGAAAGCATCAAACCCGAGGTCCGGGCCGAATACGAGAAGCAAATTCCGATGGGTCGATTGGGGCTGCCTCAAGATGTGGCCAATGCCGTGCTGTTCCTGGCCAGTGAAGAGACGGAGTACATTACCGGTCAGGTCCTGCCGATAACCGGGGGTTGGTTTTAG
- a CDS encoding metallophosphoesterase family protein, translating to MSDVSTPCSLETQPARTRIMQGHNYIRIAHFSDIHVQCDVKWNLRDYFSKHTTGWFNYKILGRGSRFRRNDEILAALRRELETNAFDQVVMTGDVSSFGLREEFAAAAENLPLQLPGVITPGNHDYYTKASRVGGNFEKTFRNWQEGERIEAALYPFAKKVGDFWIVAVCSATENRGFWDARGRVGDEQLARFDKLCERLEGPKILATHYPMLLRKGQPEHPGRQLRDADKLAKLVKKHKFLAWLHGHRHRSFWYTPTPKHPYAMICSGSVTHKKRWMYLDILVSPHSIELNRRMYSPKTQSFYTIDVITIPLHANLNESECNTEGSLLSSSATV from the coding sequence ATGAGTGATGTCTCGACTCCTTGCAGTCTTGAAACTCAACCTGCAAGAACGCGGATCATGCAAGGACACAACTACATACGGATTGCTCATTTCAGCGATATCCATGTCCAGTGCGATGTGAAGTGGAACCTGCGGGACTACTTCTCGAAGCACACCACGGGATGGTTCAATTACAAAATTCTGGGTCGCGGCTCCCGATTCAGGCGTAATGACGAAATTCTCGCAGCCTTACGCCGTGAGCTGGAAACGAATGCTTTCGATCAGGTCGTGATGACCGGTGACGTTTCTTCTTTCGGTCTGCGGGAAGAATTCGCGGCTGCCGCCGAGAATCTGCCATTGCAACTACCCGGCGTGATCACTCCGGGAAATCACGATTATTACACCAAAGCATCCCGGGTGGGAGGCAATTTTGAGAAGACTTTCCGCAACTGGCAGGAAGGGGAACGCATTGAAGCCGCTCTCTATCCATTTGCTAAGAAAGTTGGAGATTTCTGGATAGTCGCTGTCTGTTCCGCGACCGAAAACCGGGGCTTCTGGGACGCTCGCGGCCGTGTGGGCGATGAACAACTGGCCAGGTTCGATAAATTGTGCGAACGCTTGGAAGGGCCGAAAATTCTGGCAACGCACTATCCCATGCTTCTTCGCAAGGGGCAACCCGAGCATCCCGGCCGGCAGTTGCGGGATGCCGACAAGCTGGCGAAACTCGTCAAAAAGCACAAATTTCTGGCCTGGTTGCACGGGCACCGGCACCGCAGCTTTTGGTACACACCCACGCCCAAACATCCTTATGCGATGATCTGTAGTGGTAGCGTCACCCATAAAAAGCGGTGGATGTATCTCGACATTCTGGTGAGCCCGCATTCGATCGAGCTGAACCGTCGCATGTATTCTCCCAAAACGCAATCTTTCTACACGATCGATGTCATCACCATTCCGCTGCACGCAAATTTGAACGAATCGGAGTGTAATACGGAAGGGAGTTTGTTATCATCTTCGGCGACGGTCTAA
- a CDS encoding PVC-type heme-binding CxxCH protein: MSFSIRSCLAIFCAFCLVSESYAQREYGFDNTKSTGQPYLKPQESLSRMKVADGFEVKLFAAEPDVINPIAMTVDERGRIWVIECYEYPKRTAKGKMPRDRIKILESTKGDGVCDKVTIFAEGKDFPVPFDLASGIEVGNGGVYVGAPPYLFFIENKNDKPGKFEILLKGFGSQDTHETLNTFQWGPDGWLYGLQGVFTHSDVKPGQADGVATRLNAGIWRYHPTTKKFEIFAEGTSNPWGMDYRNSDGQFILCCCVIPHLFHITEGGSFKRQAGASFNPNVYSYIPEICDHIFHKESGWAHAGLVSLDTPLMPEKYRNSVIFGSIHGSSLKQNILAPNGATFKATRGDDFLVSGDKNFRPINLRWGPNGEIYCIDWHDQNPCHQAAADAWDYERGRIFSIQTKGLKTQVAEDLGKWDLTKLTNELIRADNPYRWRTALRMLYEKRRSSAKPDDKEIDQLVQDLLKKLSEESELPSTKLRMLFGLEALRHGDLLEAVKIPALQHNELLKSWLIRLIGTRSDQNINSDKVQPLTSNLKDPNVRLQLAILARKSHDINLLHQLLETSSDPNQIAENQQLWLAINQELEDPEARRQILSWLQEFSRKASSNSGFLLSQTIRKFASSGKPNDVDAAIRIIETVASQNLGAKVNSNLYKQLLESLIAGLPEKSQSTPTAWRSTRFYLLSEDNKDLQKLIFKLDLLFKDPEILNKARKIARDTSASESDRIDAIKGMASDTSENTRIELELLIMASNPTKIRVAAVQALGSIKDLEKSLAILNLWADYPKEVRSELLQLFSSRKPLAKALLQAVEKKKILPTDLNDNLILKMQAFKDKEIDTMISKSWGKIRSTPAELNAVIEKMRGELNSGGGDFAKGRLVFENHCSKCHVFEGKGRQVGPLLEGADRGIEYLLVNVLDPNRVVGAPYYMRTINFQDGKVETGILESEDDKNISLKGENGVIKKFSKADIEEIKVSEKSLMPEGLGYNMTPQDFRNLVRYVMRDPYVGKVSLQLPQHKENESLSVDVPVTGRITLPEAITKQLVTVRASVDSPAALKTTLLLGVGHDAHVRLNGRATRFVGNKSTVRPDALRWEVELKQGANELTVTFEYEGKQEEVYIRFLDPERKLTK, from the coding sequence ATGAGTTTCTCCATTCGGTCGTGCCTGGCCATCTTCTGCGCATTTTGTCTGGTTTCCGAGAGTTACGCCCAACGAGAATACGGTTTCGATAACACCAAGTCGACAGGCCAACCCTATCTCAAACCTCAGGAGTCGCTTTCCCGAATGAAGGTGGCCGACGGCTTTGAAGTGAAGCTCTTTGCCGCCGAGCCGGATGTGATCAATCCCATTGCCATGACGGTGGATGAGAGAGGCCGGATCTGGGTGATCGAGTGCTACGAATACCCCAAGCGCACGGCCAAAGGGAAGATGCCGCGCGATCGGATCAAGATCCTCGAATCGACCAAAGGGGACGGCGTCTGCGATAAAGTAACAATCTTTGCCGAAGGGAAAGACTTTCCGGTGCCCTTCGATCTCGCCAGCGGTATCGAAGTAGGTAATGGCGGGGTTTACGTTGGAGCGCCGCCGTATCTGTTTTTCATCGAAAACAAAAATGACAAGCCGGGCAAATTCGAAATCCTGTTGAAAGGATTCGGCAGCCAGGACACGCACGAAACTTTGAATACTTTTCAGTGGGGGCCGGATGGCTGGCTCTATGGTCTGCAGGGAGTTTTTACTCACTCGGATGTGAAGCCTGGCCAGGCGGACGGTGTGGCCACCCGCTTGAATGCGGGCATCTGGCGCTACCATCCGACCACGAAGAAATTCGAAATTTTTGCGGAAGGAACCAGTAACCCCTGGGGAATGGACTATCGCAACAGCGATGGCCAGTTCATTCTGTGCTGTTGCGTCATTCCCCACCTGTTTCACATTACCGAAGGCGGCAGTTTCAAGCGACAGGCCGGGGCGAGTTTTAATCCCAACGTCTATTCCTACATCCCGGAAATCTGCGATCACATTTTTCACAAGGAAAGCGGTTGGGCGCATGCCGGGCTGGTGTCGCTGGATACGCCCTTGATGCCGGAGAAATATCGCAACAGCGTGATATTCGGCAGCATTCACGGCTCTTCGCTGAAGCAAAATATCCTGGCGCCGAACGGGGCCACCTTTAAAGCGACTCGAGGAGATGATTTTCTGGTCAGTGGCGACAAGAACTTCCGGCCAATCAATCTCCGTTGGGGTCCAAATGGAGAAATTTATTGCATCGACTGGCACGACCAGAACCCCTGCCATCAGGCGGCTGCGGATGCCTGGGATTACGAACGTGGTCGGATCTTTTCGATTCAGACCAAGGGATTGAAAACGCAAGTCGCGGAGGATCTCGGAAAATGGGATCTGACAAAACTTACTAACGAATTAATTCGAGCTGATAATCCTTATCGATGGCGGACGGCGTTGCGAATGCTTTATGAGAAGAGGCGGAGCTCCGCTAAGCCGGACGACAAGGAGATTGATCAACTAGTACAGGATTTGCTCAAAAAACTGAGTGAGGAATCCGAATTGCCTTCAACTAAATTACGCATGTTGTTTGGGTTGGAAGCACTTCGTCATGGGGATCTGTTAGAAGCAGTCAAGATCCCCGCGCTTCAGCACAACGAGTTACTCAAGAGTTGGTTGATTCGGTTGATCGGAACCCGAAGTGATCAGAACATTAATTCAGATAAGGTTCAACCGTTAACTTCGAATTTGAAAGACCCCAATGTTCGATTGCAACTGGCAATTCTTGCTCGCAAAAGTCACGATATCAATTTACTGCATCAACTTTTGGAAACGAGTTCCGATCCGAACCAGATCGCGGAAAATCAACAACTTTGGTTGGCAATAAATCAGGAACTCGAGGATCCCGAAGCAAGAAGGCAGATTTTGAGTTGGTTACAGGAATTTAGTAGGAAAGCTTCATCGAATTCAGGTTTTTTATTGTCTCAAACTATTCGTAAGTTTGCATCATCAGGTAAACCGAATGATGTAGATGCAGCTATCCGGATTATTGAAACAGTAGCGAGTCAAAATCTGGGCGCGAAGGTTAACTCCAATCTTTATAAACAGCTCCTGGAAAGTTTGATTGCTGGCTTGCCCGAGAAAAGCCAGAGTACCCCGACAGCTTGGAGGAGCACGCGTTTCTATTTGTTGTCGGAGGATAATAAAGATCTCCAGAAGCTGATTTTCAAGCTGGATCTCTTATTTAAGGATCCGGAAATCTTAAATAAAGCAAGAAAAATCGCCCGCGACACGTCTGCCTCCGAGTCAGATCGGATCGATGCCATCAAAGGAATGGCCTCGGATACTTCGGAGAATACGAGAATAGAGCTCGAACTTCTGATTATGGCCAGTAATCCCACGAAAATTCGCGTTGCGGCCGTGCAAGCTTTAGGGAGTATTAAAGATCTAGAAAAATCGCTAGCTATCTTGAATCTTTGGGCAGACTATCCCAAGGAAGTCCGAAGCGAACTACTTCAACTATTCAGCTCGCGAAAGCCACTCGCAAAAGCACTCCTTCAGGCCGTGGAAAAGAAAAAGATCCTTCCCACCGATCTCAACGACAACCTGATCTTAAAAATGCAGGCCTTCAAGGATAAGGAGATAGACACGATGATCTCCAAATCCTGGGGCAAAATTCGTTCGACCCCAGCCGAGCTCAATGCCGTCATCGAAAAGATGCGCGGCGAGTTGAACAGCGGCGGCGGCGATTTTGCCAAAGGCCGGCTGGTATTCGAAAATCATTGCTCCAAGTGCCACGTTTTTGAAGGAAAAGGGCGTCAGGTGGGCCCATTACTCGAGGGAGCGGACCGCGGGATAGAGTATCTGCTGGTTAACGTGCTCGATCCCAACCGGGTGGTGGGGGCTCCGTATTACATGCGGACTATCAACTTCCAGGATGGCAAAGTCGAAACGGGAATTCTGGAAAGCGAAGACGACAAAAATATCTCGCTGAAGGGCGAGAATGGCGTCATCAAGAAGTTTTCAAAAGCGGATATCGAAGAGATCAAGGTTTCCGAAAAATCGCTGATGCCTGAAGGCTTAGGCTACAACATGACGCCGCAGGATTTTCGCAATCTGGTCCGATATGTGATGCGTGATCCCTATGTGGGAAAAGTGTCTCTCCAACTGCCGCAGCACAAGGAGAATGAATCCCTTTCCGTGGATGTTCCGGTAACCGGGCGGATAACTCTCCCGGAAGCCATAACGAAACAACTGGTCACCGTCCGAGCCTCGGTCGATTCGCCTGCAGCCCTGAAAACCACGCTACTGTTGGGAGTGGGGCACGATGCCCACGTTCGCCTGAATGGTCGGGCGACTCGCTTTGTGGGTAACAAATCAACGGTGCGGCCCGATGCGTTGCGCTGGGAGGTGGAGCTGAAGCAGGGAGCGAATGAATTGACGGTTACCTTCGAGTACGAAGGAAAGCAGGAGGAGGTCTACATTCGATTTCTGGATCCGGAGCGAAAATTGACAAAGTGA
- a CDS encoding 3-keto-disaccharide hydrolase, with protein sequence MKLKLLCSLALFGLLGAFAKAADPDFLSKDNWEGLEKYWKFEGSSIIGKTDANPGFNTFFCSKTKYTDFELHFDVKLTGTKWTGNSGVQIRSEIFDKEKFKVKGPQCDMGDRYWGSLYGEGMKEGMLKASKWDDVSTVLKPDDFNDYYIKVVGKKVTIKINGVTTVDQEFEVLPPAGVIALQIHAGNPMEVIFKNIKFKNLAK encoded by the coding sequence ATGAAATTGAAATTGCTCTGCTCCCTGGCTCTGTTCGGCCTGCTGGGCGCTTTTGCGAAAGCGGCCGATCCCGATTTCCTGAGCAAGGACAACTGGGAAGGTCTGGAAAAATATTGGAAGTTCGAAGGCTCGAGCATCATCGGGAAAACCGACGCCAACCCCGGCTTCAACACCTTTTTCTGCTCGAAAACCAAGTACACCGATTTTGAATTGCATTTCGATGTGAAACTCACGGGTACCAAGTGGACCGGCAACAGCGGCGTGCAGATTCGCAGCGAAATTTTCGACAAAGAAAAATTCAAAGTCAAAGGTCCTCAATGCGATATGGGCGACCGCTATTGGGGTAGCCTGTATGGAGAAGGCATGAAGGAAGGTATGCTGAAGGCTTCGAAATGGGACGATGTGAGTACAGTGCTCAAGCCGGATGACTTCAACGATTACTACATCAAAGTGGTCGGCAAAAAAGTGACCATCAAAATCAACGGCGTCACCACCGTCGATCAGGAATTTGAAGTATTACCTCCCGCCGGTGTGATCGCCCTGCAAATCCATGCGGGCAATCCTATGGAAGTGATTTTCAAGAACATCAAATTCAAGAATCTGGCCAAGTAA
- a CDS encoding segregation and condensation protein A: MDSTDFQIRLQTFTGPFDLLLHLVKRNEIDLREVSIAGIANQFFEHIRILKWLDFELAGDFLVVAATLMEIKSRQLLPRGESTEDSPIEEEKHSLVQQLIEYRRIKKAASLLEIISSQQSKKLARQAIPEEESLEASTSLQKVEIWDLLNSFGKLIREWEEKNESQTIVDEMPQAFFEDSILTRLNRQAPISFESIFETPRTKMRLIGFFLALLELAKQQKIALYFGENEAILLDLVRPPEFFHGSKIEA; the protein is encoded by the coding sequence ATGGACTCGACGGATTTTCAAATTCGGCTCCAGACCTTCACCGGACCGTTCGACCTGCTGCTTCACCTGGTGAAGCGGAATGAGATCGATCTGCGGGAGGTCTCGATCGCCGGGATCGCCAATCAATTCTTCGAGCATATCCGCATACTCAAATGGCTCGATTTCGAACTGGCGGGAGACTTTCTGGTCGTTGCCGCCACCCTGATGGAAATTAAAAGTCGGCAACTGCTGCCGCGCGGCGAATCGACGGAAGATAGCCCGATCGAGGAGGAAAAGCACTCTCTGGTTCAGCAACTCATCGAATATCGTCGCATCAAGAAAGCAGCGAGCCTCCTGGAAATTATTTCCTCGCAGCAAAGCAAAAAACTCGCCCGCCAGGCGATCCCCGAGGAAGAATCCCTGGAAGCGTCCACCTCACTTCAAAAAGTGGAGATCTGGGATCTCCTGAACTCGTTCGGGAAGCTCATTCGCGAGTGGGAGGAAAAAAATGAATCTCAGACTATCGTCGACGAGATGCCGCAAGCTTTTTTTGAGGATAGTATCCTGACCAGACTGAATCGACAGGCGCCGATTTCATTCGAATCGATCTTTGAAACGCCCCGCACCAAAATGCGTTTGATCGGCTTCTTTCTGGCATTGCTGGAACTCGCCAAACAGCAGAAAATCGCATTATACTTCGGCGAAAATGAAGCGATTCTCCTCGATCTGGTTCGACCGCCCGAATTCTTTCACGGCTCCAAAATTGAAGCGTGA